acTCTACTCTTGTGTGATTATAATGAAATCCCTTGAAAGTGtaaggggactggactacttctgGATTGTAGAATGAAccattataaatttatttgtgtttgcTTTCTCTCCCTCTCTATCTAAGTCAGACTCTGACCAATccataaacactttttttttttatagaaaaaagccaacacaattcaactatctttttatgtttttctcacctaCTCATAATCACTAACCGCACATCCTTCACTCCTAAACCTCCTTTTGATTTCGGATGACAAACTTTTCTCAAATTCTCCCAACTTATCCTCCCACACCCTCCTATCACGCGTCCCCAAAGAAAATCCCTTTCTCCAATTCTCTAATTTCCGATTAGCGACGCCCCTAAAGATAATCCCTTTTTCTAATttccaattattattattattattattattattattattattattattagttggTATACCTTCTACCACTAACCGCCTTGCTTGGATTGATTTCATTGTAACATGTGTTACTAGGGATGTTCAAATCAAAACAGATCCAAAAAAAATCGACAACCGCACAAAACTGAATAATATTGAATGTGTTTGGATGACATTTTATGAAAATCGCTCGGATTAGATCGTATTTTGGattgattttcaaaaccaaaccaaaccgaaccgatacatatattttaatatatatttccgtttttataaatataatatattatattaagctattattatttttctttttaattcttttaaaattacatttgagtttaatttaataattttgtttctatttcatATGTTCCAAAGATAATCAGTCATTTTTATTTCgcactcttaatttttttataaatcatatgttatattttgtatcaaatctattattttatcatatttttttaagattattattaataaaaaagttataatttgtaTTATAAGActgttattaataaaaaagttataatttgaaTATCCAAAAACCAATCTAAATTAAACCGCATTAAATTGAATCGAATCAGatcgattttttaaaattaatcatcCAAAACCGTACATAatcacatataattttaactttGGTTCAGATAAATTTTTGCCTCAAAAGTAAACTGATCCAAATCGGACCGCGAACACCCTTACGTGTTACAAAGGTCATTGAGACTCAATGAATCCCGTGACCTCAATGTTATCCCTATAAAATCCCACCAAGatgttgttttaaaattttaggagGGACTCATGAGATCCCATTTGCTTGAATGCTTCTCtaaatatgatgtttttgtcGTGCTTTCTTTATCCCGTTTCTTCGGtctttcccctaaaaaaagattgtaagatagtttatttttcttgataaatctAATTTCTTATCGGAACAAAAATCTTTACTTATTGCAAACAAAGTGATTACACATTTGCATCACTCTATGCGTCTGTTTGGTAGAGCGTTTTTCGCTCCCAAACCACGTTTCCGCCTCAAAACGCGGTTTTCATCTTTTCTGTCATGTTTGGGAAAGATTAAAACTGGATCTGAAAAGTACGTTTTCTTTTCCAAACGCGGGTTGAACTGAAGCTGCAATTTCAAGCTTCTggctttttagaatcaattctGCATAAGCCCCAAattcttttccaattttacccctgttTTTCTGATGCGTTTTCCCTGCTTGGTTCTTGCTACAGTGCCGTTTCTAGAGGTTAGGGAAGAAAGATGAATGGGCTTCTCATTGCTTCAGAAAACAGAATCCAAATAaggcccttttttttttttttttttttttttataaacccaTTTGAATATCTTACAAacgtttgttttcttttgacaCCCATTAttcttatattatattaaaaataatacaatttataaaacaaatttaaaaaaactcttataaacaaatatctatttataatgaattcatgaatcaacaaaaatgaatttatgatattagataagttaaaataattatcaaaaatgaaaatgatattagttttaattacaattacaaggataatttggtcattttacattcaaaattaattttgattcaaactatccaaacaacatcaactcataagaatcacttttaaacaagtgtatccaaacataatcaattcacctcaaactcacttttaaccaaaatcaattctctcaaactcaattctaatcaaaatcaattctcgccaccgccataccaaacacacactatatACATTTCCTCATCAGAGTCTTTACCTATTGAATACAACTCATTCATTCACTACAAAAGTATAAACTATGCAGGCTCCTGTTGCATTTGCTTagagaaattttttaatttaaaacttgTAACATTTTATTTGCGATCTACACagtaacaaaatatattaaattattttgcttttgctttgatttatataaaaaatgatatttaagttcaaaaccttaaaacatgaaagttgttaCTTTGGATccaaaaaatggaaagaaaatattattcaaaatctaaaaaatgcAAGAGAATATTACTgataaaaatctcaaaatatcaaaaacctttaaatgatattttaaagaCCTAGACCTCGAAAAAGACCTAGACACTGTGGATGACCTTGACCATAAGTAAGAAAACATTAATTGAAAAAAGTCCATTAACTCCATaattaaatactccctccggtccttgttataagaaaattgacttttttgattcattgtggaagtgatgtatctagtctatatttacaataagatacattaattattctatgaacttaaaatgttaactttttcttataataaggactgGAGGGAGTACAGTTTTAGAAAAGGCAAATTTTACCGCACACCcaacatatttgagtgtaccggtacatcaAACTCTTAAGtttatagttaaatgagttattttttgaagaaaaatattattttttatcatttataattataatgattaaattatcttattcaccaaaagcatcaacaaattaaaattgaaattttatcgctcataatagagaactttgattattttatacgataatatgtaaaaaaaactcattatgattcaaataaacaatgaataatatgtttttcttatgaaatgatattttctgaGATATAAATGCcgacaaataactatttatttcataaaattgattattaatGTATAAATTTAGGAAGCGAGTACCGATACACCTTAATTtatgagtgtaccatagaagttcccttCAAAAAAACTCCATAATTAAATGCGACTAATAAGACGCGGCGGCGGTGGTAAGGACAACGATCCCATCTTCTTAGCAACCTTTCTAAGCACATGTTTTTGAACCTTTCCGGTTGATGTCTTTGGCAATTCCTTCATAAACACAATTGTTTTAGGCATCATAAAATGCGGCAACTTCTCTTTACAAAACTCCTTAATCTCATTATCAGTCGGAATatcattcttcttcaattcatctTTCAAACTCACAAACCCACACGGCGTCTCCCCCCAAAAATCATCTGGTCTCGCCACCACCGCCGCCTCCTTAACCGCCGAATGCATATACAAAACCCCCTCAACCTCCACACTACTCATATTCTCTCCGCCACTTATTATCAAATCTTTTGACCTATCTTTAATCTCCAAATACCCATCCTCATGCATAACCGCAACATCACCCGTATAAAACCAACCATTCTTTTTGATACACTGCGATGTGGCAATCTCATCTTTAAAATAACCTAACATAACACATGCACCTTTTACAACGATCTCACCAACGGTTACACCATCATTCTTCACACTTTCACCAGTGGGTCCCACCACATCAACCTCCGCCACCCCCACCTTCCTCACACCTTGCCTCGCCTTCATCCTCGCCTTCTCCGTTGCCGGAAACCTATCCCATTCTCTCTTCCAAGCACACGACACAATCACCCCAATCACCTCCGTCATTCCAAATCCATGACTAACCTCAAACCCTAACCTCTCCGCACGTGTGAGAATCGCCGTTGGAGGTGACGATCCTCCCGTTAAAACATGAACCGGTTTTTTTAACGGTTCAgttttgttgaagtttgacAGCATGTTAAGAACAACCGGTGCAGCACACATGTGTGTTACACCATGAGATTCAATCAAAGTATAGATCGTCGGCGCGTCTGTCCTACGCGTGCAGATATTAATTCCTCCAACTGCAGCCATTGCCCACGGGTAGCTCCATCCATTAGAATGAAACATCGGTAATGTCCACAAGAAAACCGGTTGAACCGGAACTGACCAGTCAATGAGAGAATCAAGAGAAACAATGAACGTTGCTCTGTGACAATGCACTACACCTTTCGGAGACGACGTCGTTCCGGAGGTGTAGTTTAACGTAATTGGATCCCACTCTGAGTCAGGTCGGATCCATTTGAAATATGGATCACCCTTTGCTACAAGACCCTCATAGGTGTTGATAATGTTTACGTTTTTTGGAAGTGGAGGAATCTGGTGCGGTGCTAGGGTTTCATCCATTATGAGGACGAGCTTAGGTTGTTGGATGTTTGTTGGGAATAAAGAGAGAGCATTGAGggtaagagaaagagagagaatgtcAACAAAAATGAGTTTTGATTCACTGTGGATGAGAAGAACGGAGAGGGTTTTGTGGTCAAGTCGGAAGTTGAGGTTATTGAGAATGGCGCCGGACATTGGAACGGAGAAATGAAGCTCGTACATGGCCGGAGTGTTGGGGGAAAGGACGGAGACGACATCGCCTTTTTGGATGCCGAGGGAAGAAAGTGATGAAGCAAGTTGAAGACATCTTTTGTGGGTTTGAGACCAAGTGAATGAGGTATTGTTGTATATGATTGAAATGGAGTTGCCATAGACAGTGGCTGCTCTTTCTAAGAAGGTGAGTGGGGTTAGAGCCGTTGAATTTGCTTGGTTTCTGGTTAACTGGTTCATTGTATATTAAGAGTTTTTCTTGTTCTACTAGTTAGAGATTAGTATAGTACTGCATATTGTAGTGAGTCATTAGTGTGTTTAAATAATAACACAAGGACTCAAAAGAAGTGTTTACCCTTACATTAGTTAATCTTAAGCTGTTTtcaaaaactaacaaatcatcaaatttaatattattattctattttaagTTGATATCTTTTTTGAgtcaattccttaaaaaaaaaaatcttttttgacTAGATTGAATTAAATTCTTAATGTGTTGacaaataatctttttttttttttttttttacaaaaccagcAACTTATTAGTAAACAGCTAAGTCTAGCAGCTAAATCAGCggaaaaataaactaaatagcTAACCTGGgccattaaaaaaagaaaaataagctaagttcataaaaaaaaaaaaaaaaattggaaagaaaGCTAAGTTGGTAAATGCATATTTTCTTTCATGAaatgataccaattaaataaaagttattCGTTCTTCGGTGAAATGGTTAGGGTCGTATCTAAGGCAGAAGAGGACGATTATATTAGGTATTAAAAAGTACGTCTAAAATTTGGGCCCCAAAAAAGTAGTCAGATTGTTGAAATCATTGGTAAAATTACACATAAAATTGTGTAAGGGTTAcctaaaattataacataaaggatgaaaatgttacctaaaattaagttaagggactaattgtgtaattttgccttaattttatatttttgagtaCAAAATTCACATTTAAATAACCATATTTAATCGACTTTAGTagtttttcacatattttaattttattttgggttgtttcacattttataatagggtttcaaactatatgttaatgaaattgtgaaaaaaaatagagaaaaatatgtattcaaaatttgattatattaaaatgaatccgcaatgctatttttctttgaagtgtgctagattatttttttcctagattattagaaatatataaaaaaattattgagggactaaagcgttggttttaacttaagaggggagggaaatataattcaagcttctctcaagggaggggagtgaaatattttctaatatgttttgaataagaggggagaggagtgtatattttaatataaaaggggaggagagtgtaattcaagcatctttgacaGAAGGGGGGGTGTAATttaagcatctttgaggggaggggagtgtaatttactcttctCTTAATTATGTCGAtgaatattgaatttgaaaaataaaattcgaAGTTAAACTTATTGAGAAACTATTTGAGATCGTCAATTTCATAATGTTGGGAAATATAATAGAACACATTGATGTAGACAAAATTATTAACGACTTTACATTTAAAATTACTCTGAATTATTTTGCATGAGAAATATAATAGAACACAATGTTTTTCTACtaagttttgtgtttttataagattaatttttaaCATGATAAATACTATCTTCTTCAAACTGATTATTTTCACATTTTGGGAATTCAATATTTTCATATACGTTATGACCCAAATTGCAGATTCGTCTTAGGccacaaaaattttcaaaaaataggtcTGGAAATGGTAAGAGACTTTTTTTAACTTAATCAGATGTCGTCGATTCAAATCTAATTATAGAAGTGCAACTGATTTGAAGAATTAGTCTTTGTAGTTGCGCCCAAAAATACCCAATTCGCATaaagaataatataaatataattaagtatCCTCTAAGTTAATCACATTTAATATTACTATTCTAAGAAATccatttcaattcaatttttttgactaaatctaaattattaattctttttttagattcattaaattattgatgtatgtagtctatattataaatcagatatattaattattaaaaaagttatgCTTATATAAGTTTGGAAGGAGTATCTTTCTtcgaattaaatatatttaattaatatttttaatttcattaatcTCTTAATGAATTATtatagttagttttttttttttgggtcaaatagcagttttggtccttttagtttgacaaaattcacaagttagtcatttaagtttcaaaagttttaaataggtcattttagttgataaactatttcactgTTACCCATATTCGTTTAATTAATGTTGATATGGCCGTTAAGTTGCTGCCTTAGATCAAAACGCTACATTTTAAAGGCTCCAGTGTGTCAAAACTCTGCATTTAATGgtcacaaataataatttatatggCTAAAAAGACAGTTCTTGTTGTCAATAGTTGCCTTTTTAGCCCTATAAATGATCTTTTGTGACCATTAAACGTAGCGTTTTGACTACTTGGAGCATTAGAAACACATCGTTTCGATCCAAGTTAGTAATTTAACGGCCACATCAATATCAGTTAAACGGAGACTGACAACAATGGTAACAGTGAAATAGTTTATCGACtaaaaggacctatttgaaatttttaaaacttaaaagactaatTTGAGAATTCGGTCAAACGAAAAGGACTAAAAGTGGTATTTAATTTgacctttatttttttacaaatagttaATGGTATGTTAGTAAATGCATTTCCTATTTACATAAAATCAAGTGTCTCTgtaaacttaactcagttgataaagacaatacataatatatacaaggtccgTCAGATTTCAATccagagagaagagaagagacaTCATTCATAGAAAGAAACGAGACAAAGCACTTGTAGAGAGAGTACAAAGGGTTTGTGTGGGATTTCGGTAAATATTTATCATAAGCAAGATTAGTTATATAATTTCAcctatataagaaaatattttatttttttgagcgGGCACCTTTGTCCATTCTACTAAATGCTTCTCAACCGTGTGATGTTAACATGctatgaaatttaaaaaaaaaaataaaaaaaataaaaaaaataaaaaaatatatatatattaggagAATAGAGATGaaggagagaaagagaagaaaaggagagagggagagagggggagagagagggagagagagtaTTGCATGTTGGAACATGTGTTGAAATTGAGTTAAAAAGACTAATCACAAATTCCCATGTTGGGTAGAActagtgttgtgtgaattgaaaaaagtggAAGTACCACATCGGATggaacacacacattagtagtgtttatatagtggGGGTGTACCTCTAAGAGGTACATAGTTATGTGAATGAAGTAAGTActagagaaaaaatatatattgatatatattttattatttggaaatgataaattaaataattaatttaatcattattagataGTAAGTGTTTTCTTAGTCCCCAAATTTTCCTAAAATATTTTGGAGcgcaatctagaatattttggaacacaatctgaaatatttgggtaggcaatctaatatattttaatacatgaaatatattttgatactcaataatttatttctgtattgaataatatatttttgttctcaatatgatatattttgagactcaatttgagatatttttgtactagatctaatatgagAATTACTTGCTCctaaagtttctcacttattagttgtgaactttatctataaatagagagctcacacaatGCATTCCatacaccgaaattcacagttgatgcttcctgtgtttttcctctcttctccctccttcgacttgtgttgacaagtccttctcctttttctactcctttctgtcccttcggaattaagagtatTCTTAAGACCATATAGTCCCTTGTCGGTTTATTGATCCTTCGGAATCAATaatggtcttaagagcatagTCCCTTCGATAATTCATTCTCTTCGGAACAAATAATGTTTTaaagatcatagtcccttttcagtataataagaatgatcttaaacatatatattcttcttcaattcttgaATAAGTTAGATGTTAGAATGGTCGTAACACCATATTTTAGCGGTTGAAATACCATATTGATATTTGGAGaagttaaaaaattagaatggtggtaacaccatatttgagtggtctcaacaccataaTAGAGTGGTCATAGTACCATATTGGTTTCAGCATtaaaagagtggtcttagtaccatattgaaggtgtaattctcgaacggttttctacagtgcagtagttaaccGCACAGTTGCAGCTGaacttgttttatcctggaggcggcgtggttgatagtctgtcttgcacaattttgggcagtgccacaaaacgtctta
Above is a genomic segment from Medicago truncatula cultivar Jemalong A17 chromosome 5, MtrunA17r5.0-ANR, whole genome shotgun sequence containing:
- the LOC11436415 gene encoding probable acyl-activating enzyme 6 is translated as MNQLTRNQANSTALTPLTFLERAATVYGNSISIIYNNTSFTWSQTHKRCLQLASSLSSLGIQKGDVVSVLSPNTPAMYELHFSVPMSGAILNNLNFRLDHKTLSVLLIHSESKLIFVDILSLSLTLNALSLFPTNIQQPKLVLIMDETLAPHQIPPLPKNVNIINTYEGLVAKGDPYFKWIRPDSEWDPITLNYTSGTTSSPKGVVHCHRATFIVSLDSLIDWSVPVQPVFLWTLPMFHSNGWSYPWAMAAVGGINICTRRTDAPTIYTLIESHGVTHMCAAPVVLNMLSNFNKTEPLKKPVHVLTGGSSPPTAILTRAERLGFEVSHGFGMTEVIGVIVSCAWKREWDRFPATEKARMKARQGVRKVGVAEVDVVGPTGESVKNDGVTVGEIVVKGACVMLGYFKDEIATSQCIKKNGWFYTGDVAVMHEDGYLEIKDRSKDLIISGGENMSSVEVEGVLYMHSAVKEAAVVARPDDFWGETPCGFVSLKDELKKNDIPTDNEIKEFCKEKLPHFMMPKTIVFMKELPKTSTGKVQKHVLRKVAKKMGSLSLPPPPRLISRI